From the genome of Geoglobus ahangari, one region includes:
- a CDS encoding 60S ribosomal export protein NMD3 encodes MKCASCGRESEYPVCGRCLSARIIPVDVPPVVEVTRCSRCGEYRLDRWRATSLEEAVEYHLSKGVRVHEELHVDEIDFEPVGEEIGRYVFRLSGMLRDHPYSYETFFEVRVRKIACERCSRQAGGYYEAIIQIRASNRSLKDEELETISEMIAGSVEREHSNPRAFISKIEERREGVDVYIGDKRLAQKIARNIARAFGAEMKESSKIAGREDGRDFYRFTYLVRLPEYFVGDIVEDGGADVIVTSVEKRKGYDVMTGKPVNLRNPRVVARGSDLLESYVLSMDESTVEILDPYSYEPVTVAKPDFRFRAGDRVFVAKAGERYIVVHESLVRR; translated from the coding sequence ATGAAGTGTGCCTCGTGCGGCAGGGAAAGCGAGTACCCGGTGTGCGGAAGGTGTCTGTCTGCACGCATAATTCCGGTAGACGTCCCTCCGGTTGTCGAGGTTACGAGGTGCTCGAGGTGCGGGGAGTACAGGCTCGACAGGTGGAGGGCCACAAGCTTGGAGGAGGCTGTGGAGTACCACCTCTCCAAAGGCGTGAGGGTTCATGAGGAGCTGCATGTTGACGAGATCGATTTCGAGCCTGTTGGTGAGGAGATTGGCAGGTACGTTTTCAGGCTCAGCGGGATGCTGAGGGACCATCCGTACAGCTACGAGACGTTCTTCGAGGTGAGGGTGAGGAAGATAGCGTGTGAGAGGTGCAGCAGGCAGGCTGGTGGGTACTACGAGGCGATAATTCAGATAAGGGCCAGCAACCGCAGCCTTAAGGACGAGGAGCTCGAGACAATCTCGGAGATGATTGCCGGCAGTGTTGAGAGGGAGCATTCTAATCCAAGAGCGTTCATCTCCAAGATCGAGGAGAGGAGAGAGGGAGTGGACGTTTACATAGGCGACAAGAGGCTCGCACAGAAGATAGCGAGAAACATCGCGAGAGCGTTTGGGGCCGAGATGAAGGAGAGCAGCAAGATAGCCGGAAGGGAGGACGGGAGGGACTTTTACAGGTTCACGTACCTCGTCAGGCTGCCCGAGTACTTTGTGGGGGACATAGTCGAGGATGGGGGTGCGGACGTAATAGTGACAAGCGTTGAGAAGAGGAAGGGTTACGACGTCATGACCGGAAAGCCCGTGAACCTCAGGAACCCGCGGGTTGTTGCGAGGGGCAGCGACCTCCTTGAGAGCTACGTGCTGAGCATGGACGAGAGCACGGTGGAGATTCTCGACCCGTACAGCTACGAGCCTGTGACTGTTGCTAAGCCAGACTTCAGGTTCAGGGCAGGGGACAGGGTGTTTGTTGCTAAGGCTGGAGAGAGGTACATAGTCGTCCACGAGAGTCTGGTGAGGAGATGA
- a CDS encoding class I SAM-dependent methyltransferase produces MKALRVRKEIAEEVRRKVERLGLKDRSRRIRFEDGYVIIPVVDGFDLEIEGAEVVEDANPVFRERRNFREIVESIAGHYPRYADLKLFGRVGVMKLPGELMGYRDRIAEEVVRHYGLKALWLDRGRHGMLRKPEMEPLFGDESMVEHRENGCVFRFDLTKVMYSQGNQYEKMRVARLVGDGEVVLDMFAGIGYFTIPVAKHSRARRVYAVEINPDSYFFLLENVRLNGVRNVVPILGDSMHVIPESFADRVIMGHIYAEQFLQNAISALRDEGWVHYHEAVPVRVLERPVERVRRAAERMGARVIEIGMRKVKNYAPNVLHVVVDARIKRLSK; encoded by the coding sequence ATGAAGGCCCTCAGGGTCAGGAAGGAGATCGCCGAGGAAGTGCGTAGGAAGGTGGAGAGGCTCGGGCTGAAGGACAGGTCGAGGAGGATAAGGTTCGAGGACGGCTACGTGATAATCCCTGTTGTTGACGGCTTCGACCTCGAGATTGAGGGTGCAGAGGTTGTTGAAGACGCAAACCCGGTTTTCAGGGAGAGGAGGAACTTTAGGGAGATTGTGGAGAGCATTGCCGGCCATTATCCGAGGTACGCCGACCTGAAGCTCTTTGGAAGGGTTGGAGTGATGAAGCTGCCCGGGGAGCTCATGGGGTACAGAGACAGGATTGCCGAGGAGGTCGTCAGGCATTACGGGCTGAAAGCCCTGTGGCTCGACCGCGGGAGGCACGGGATGCTCAGGAAGCCCGAAATGGAACCGCTTTTTGGGGACGAGAGCATGGTTGAGCACAGGGAGAACGGCTGCGTTTTCAGGTTCGACCTGACGAAGGTGATGTACAGCCAGGGGAACCAGTACGAGAAGATGAGGGTTGCGAGGCTCGTCGGGGACGGAGAGGTCGTGCTCGACATGTTCGCGGGAATCGGATACTTCACGATCCCGGTGGCCAAGCATTCGCGAGCGAGGAGGGTGTATGCGGTTGAAATAAACCCTGACTCCTACTTTTTCCTGCTCGAGAACGTGAGGCTGAATGGGGTGAGGAATGTTGTTCCGATTCTTGGAGACTCTATGCACGTGATCCCGGAGAGCTTTGCCGACAGGGTCATCATGGGCCACATTTATGCTGAGCAGTTCCTGCAGAACGCGATCTCCGCATTAAGGGATGAGGGATGGGTGCACTACCACGAGGCGGTTCCGGTTAGGGTGCTGGAGAGGCCTGTGGAGAGGGTGAGAAGAGCGGCGGAAAGGATGGGTGCGAGAGTTATCGAGATTGGAATGAGGAAGGTCAAGAACTACGCACCCAACGTCCTGCACGTGGTTGTGGATGCGAGGATTAAGAGGCTATCCAAATAA
- a CDS encoding signal peptidase I: protein MQSKLMGLIKDVVTTLIIVGIIAGGGYALTGTWPFMVAVQSGSMEPNLHVGDVVFLVSPEKKEIITYVEGKLKDYKMFGDYGDVIVYRPNGDSSKTPIIHRAIMYVKKGDKIGNYVAENDGYITKGDHNLMIDQPFLSKPVKKDWIIGVAVFRIPYIGYFRLLFG, encoded by the coding sequence ATGCAATCTAAGCTGATGGGATTAATTAAGGATGTGGTCACCACTCTTATAATTGTCGGGATTATTGCTGGTGGGGGTTATGCGCTAACTGGAACATGGCCGTTTATGGTCGCGGTGCAGAGCGGGAGCATGGAGCCAAATCTCCACGTTGGAGACGTGGTTTTCCTCGTGAGCCCTGAAAAGAAGGAGATCATAACGTACGTGGAGGGAAAGCTGAAGGACTACAAGATGTTCGGCGACTACGGGGACGTGATAGTCTACAGGCCAAACGGAGACAGCTCAAAAACGCCGATAATACACCGGGCGATTATGTATGTCAAAAAAGGGGATAAGATAGGCAACTACGTCGCGGAGAACGACGGCTACATAACCAAGGGCGACCACAACCTGATGATAGACCAGCCGTTCCTGTCTAAGCCTGTCAAGAAGGATTGGATAATAGGGGTGGCGGTCTTCAGGATACCCTACATAGGATACTTCAGGCTGTTATTTGGATAG
- a CDS encoding DNA-directed DNA polymerase II small subunit — protein sequence MVIKNIDQKTVVAKFALNGYNVHPDAVRLILSSNLNVDRVVEEVCRRCNGSFIITPDEVSQVLKELERRIRSEEAEKPSKVEPRVETGGRAEIRVLKDVTGKSTCRGTVEDFVAYFNSRFEKIAGILRNRVKAIPISSLTKIRAETVEVIGFADNVRELSEEKAVFEVEDKTGRVRVYAEGKVKEQAMELFGDEVVGVVGRLRGRSIIADRIVFPEVPMNGKSKAKRDFSMVFISDIHFGSDTFLKEEWERFVRWINCESGNERMDSLAETVKYIFVAGDVVDGVGIYPDQDKELEILDIYGQYEFAAEQFDKIRKDVKIILSPGNHDAVRQAEPQPALPKEFSSLFSSNVIHVGNPVWVDVEGVKVLMYHGRSLDDIISRIPRLSYEAPQNAMLELLKRRHLAPLYGERSPIAPEKEDYLVIDDIPDIIHSGHVHTYGTAFYRGVFVVNSSTWQSQTEFQKKVNLNPMPGNVAVYQPGGNVYRLRFYSS from the coding sequence ATGGTTATTAAAAATATCGACCAGAAGACTGTTGTGGCCAAGTTCGCCCTGAACGGGTACAACGTTCATCCCGATGCCGTCAGGCTCATCCTCTCAAGCAACCTGAACGTGGACAGGGTCGTTGAGGAGGTGTGCAGGCGGTGCAACGGCTCGTTCATAATAACTCCCGACGAGGTCTCTCAGGTCCTGAAGGAGCTCGAGAGGAGGATAAGAAGCGAAGAGGCTGAAAAGCCGTCGAAGGTTGAGCCAAGGGTGGAAACTGGTGGGAGAGCGGAGATAAGGGTTCTGAAGGATGTTACGGGGAAGTCAACATGCAGGGGGACGGTCGAGGACTTCGTCGCGTACTTCAACTCCCGCTTTGAGAAGATCGCCGGCATACTGAGGAACAGGGTCAAGGCCATACCCATCTCCTCTCTTACGAAAATAAGGGCTGAGACCGTCGAGGTTATTGGCTTTGCCGACAACGTGAGGGAGCTCAGCGAGGAGAAGGCCGTTTTTGAGGTTGAGGACAAGACAGGCAGGGTCAGGGTGTATGCCGAGGGGAAGGTGAAGGAGCAGGCAATGGAGCTCTTCGGCGATGAGGTTGTTGGAGTTGTGGGCAGGCTGAGGGGGAGGAGCATAATCGCCGACAGGATAGTCTTCCCCGAGGTTCCCATGAACGGGAAGTCGAAGGCGAAGAGGGACTTCAGCATGGTCTTCATCTCCGACATCCACTTCGGGAGCGACACCTTCCTCAAGGAGGAGTGGGAGCGGTTTGTGAGGTGGATAAACTGCGAGAGCGGGAACGAGAGGATGGATTCCCTTGCGGAGACCGTCAAGTACATCTTCGTCGCAGGAGATGTTGTGGACGGGGTCGGAATTTACCCAGATCAGGACAAAGAGCTGGAGATTCTGGACATATACGGGCAGTATGAGTTCGCTGCGGAGCAGTTCGACAAGATAAGGAAGGACGTGAAGATCATACTATCCCCCGGAAACCACGACGCTGTCAGGCAGGCCGAGCCGCAGCCAGCACTTCCAAAGGAGTTCTCGAGCCTGTTCTCCAGCAACGTCATCCACGTTGGCAACCCGGTGTGGGTGGACGTTGAGGGTGTGAAGGTTCTAATGTACCACGGCAGGAGCCTAGACGACATAATCTCGAGAATTCCGAGGCTGAGCTACGAAGCTCCGCAGAATGCGATGCTCGAGCTGCTCAAGCGAAGGCACCTCGCCCCCCTTTACGGTGAGAGAAGCCCGATTGCGCCGGAGAAGGAGGACTACCTCGTCATAGACGACATACCCGACATAATCCACTCGGGCCACGTTCACACCTACGGCACGGCCTTTTACAGAGGGGTTTTCGTGGTGAACTCCTCCACGTGGCAGAGCCAGACAGAGTTCCAGAAGAAGGTGAACCTGAACCCGATGCCGGGCAACGTCGCGGTTTATCAGCCCGGTGGGAACGTCTACAGGCTCAGGTTCTACAGTTCCTGA
- a CDS encoding acyl-CoA synthetase, which translates to MGILDYVVPKESWPDIVIPDEVKAYIGDRKEINLAEEILDRNIKEGRGRKVAIYFEDRRVTYRDLYRLSNKIANFLKSIGIEKYDRVGFRMRNMPEAVAVNFGIMKAGAIPVPLNPMWAKKEIVHVANNAEIKAIFVTGDDKTFKAVEESVPEFNTVQKVIVTEREGLEDPFVSFNEVYKESAKFDPVPLEIGTPAAILFTSGTTGLPKGCVHFVENILSAVYLVGKYVWKLTEDDVVGGPAPVSFAMGYGNGCLIPYFHGAATSIWPGFSVENFFKYVEEHGITVFSSLPTAYRMILANPQLDEYMKNYDLSSLRLCTGGGEALGAETAKRWLEKFGMPIYESLGATEMVHICISNTVAPEPRAGSIGWPVPGYVARIIDPETGEECKPGEVGNLYIKGPTGIRYWNHPTRPLAEKQKESVKNGWNVLGDFVRKDEEGYIYFVSRDDDLIKSSGYRIGPDEIEQPLSQHPAVKECAVIGVPDPEGIRGQIVKAVVVLKEGYEPSEELKKDMLKFLEQHIAKYKLPRIIEFRDEPLPRTATGKLLRRFLKEENK; encoded by the coding sequence ATGGGAATTCTGGACTATGTTGTACCGAAGGAGAGCTGGCCTGACATAGTTATCCCCGATGAGGTGAAGGCCTACATCGGAGACAGGAAGGAGATAAACCTTGCCGAGGAGATTCTGGACAGGAACATAAAGGAGGGAAGGGGAAGGAAGGTCGCAATCTACTTTGAAGACAGGAGGGTGACGTACAGAGACCTGTACAGACTGAGCAACAAGATCGCCAACTTCCTGAAGAGCATCGGCATAGAGAAGTACGACAGGGTTGGCTTCAGGATGAGGAACATGCCTGAAGCTGTTGCGGTGAACTTCGGTATAATGAAGGCCGGAGCCATTCCCGTGCCCCTTAACCCAATGTGGGCCAAGAAGGAGATCGTGCACGTGGCCAACAACGCCGAGATAAAGGCCATCTTCGTAACAGGAGATGACAAGACTTTCAAGGCGGTTGAGGAGTCCGTTCCGGAGTTCAACACCGTGCAGAAAGTGATTGTGACTGAGAGGGAAGGCCTTGAGGATCCGTTCGTGTCCTTCAACGAGGTATACAAGGAGAGCGCCAAGTTCGACCCCGTGCCTCTCGAGATCGGAACCCCGGCAGCCATACTCTTCACCTCCGGAACGACCGGCCTGCCCAAGGGCTGTGTGCACTTCGTCGAGAACATCCTCTCTGCCGTCTACCTTGTAGGGAAGTATGTGTGGAAGCTCACCGAGGATGATGTTGTCGGCGGCCCGGCGCCGGTAAGCTTCGCCATGGGTTACGGAAACGGCTGTCTCATCCCGTACTTCCACGGAGCCGCGACGAGCATCTGGCCCGGCTTCAGCGTGGAGAACTTCTTCAAGTATGTCGAGGAGCACGGCATAACCGTGTTCAGCTCCCTGCCAACGGCGTACAGAATGATCCTCGCCAACCCGCAGCTTGACGAGTACATGAAGAACTACGACCTCTCGAGCCTCAGGCTCTGCACAGGCGGTGGTGAGGCACTCGGTGCTGAGACCGCGAAGAGGTGGCTCGAGAAGTTCGGCATGCCGATCTACGAGTCTCTTGGGGCTACGGAGATGGTTCACATCTGCATAAGCAACACCGTAGCACCAGAGCCGAGGGCGGGAAGCATCGGCTGGCCTGTGCCGGGCTACGTGGCGAGAATAATCGACCCCGAGACCGGAGAGGAGTGCAAGCCGGGAGAGGTCGGAAACCTCTACATAAAGGGGCCGACCGGCATAAGGTACTGGAACCACCCCACCAGACCGCTGGCCGAGAAGCAGAAGGAGAGCGTGAAGAACGGCTGGAACGTGCTCGGCGACTTCGTCAGAAAGGACGAGGAGGGCTACATCTACTTCGTCTCGAGAGACGACGACCTGATCAAGTCCTCCGGCTACAGAATCGGTCCTGATGAGATCGAGCAGCCGCTCAGCCAGCACCCGGCTGTTAAGGAGTGCGCGGTCATCGGAGTGCCCGATCCAGAGGGAATCAGGGGACAGATCGTCAAGGCGGTCGTTGTGCTCAAAGAAGGTTATGAGCCGAGTGAGGAGCTCAAGAAGGACATGCTGAAGTTCCTGGAGCAGCACATCGCCAAGTACAAGCTTCCGAGGATCATCGAGTTCAGGGATGAGCCTCTGCCGAGAACCGCCACAGGAAAGCTCCTGAGGAGGTTCCTGAAGGAGGAGAACAAGTAA
- a CDS encoding sodium/substrate symporter small subunit — translation MVEGSGVSEEKFQEYWSKMKGLTIVMLLLWTIPAFWMHVPVSTTQHIRILGGIPLHWFLAGFVAVVFGIALIFIYAIIMDKWDREILGK, via the coding sequence ATGGTAGAGGGAAGCGGAGTTAGTGAAGAGAAGTTCCAGGAGTACTGGAGCAAAATGAAGGGACTGACCATAGTGATGCTGCTGCTATGGACAATACCAGCGTTCTGGATGCACGTGCCGGTTTCGACCACACAGCACATAAGAATACTCGGAGGAATACCACTCCACTGGTTCTTGGCAGGCTTCGTTGCAGTGGTTTTCGGAATTGCACTGATCTTCATCTACGCCATAATAATGGACAAGTGGGATAGGGAGATTCTCGGGAAGTGA
- a CDS encoding VC_2705 family sodium/solute symporter, which produces MGVFDEPKIAIPAIFLIYFIVVGALAAAGNTGAASAVAVFGSVIIYVVVALVMRAATTEAFYVAGRDIGALPIGSSIASNWMSGASFVSMAGAIAILGYDGLPYIIGWTLGYVIAAVLIAPFVRRSGTFTVPEFIETRAANWPVARLIAVLMLFVVSFTYLVAQLVATGVIIGRFLGIHAVVGAMLGSLLVILFAGTGGWRSVVWVQVTQYWVLITAYWIGFLLAAAKAGIFKPWPHIGYGGLLASLEARETAFGLPHFTMPFKTAFAGGTNLLNWLLGALALMLGTVGLPHVLSQFYLVKDVRTARYGVGWGLTFIGLLYLTAPVYAILARYAFSQAWGMPIEQAKQIGWIQKWLPTGLVKVNDLNGNGILDPKELAFHKDIVVIGMPDMWGLAWWVAVVVAVGGLAAALSTANGLMMVMTVGATRDIYKRFINPNVSEEREVWIGRAMLVILAVISALAGARAIQDPTFSKYVALLVGWAFVFASSLFTPSIILGIFWKGLNRYGIVAGMVAGLLVSFPYIAGVGLMGMSPIVIAGSKIGTIAWGVVGFLVHLIVAVVVSLATGAEKANPPETIEFVDRMKIPE; this is translated from the coding sequence ATGGGAGTTTTTGATGAGCCAAAAATAGCGATTCCGGCCATATTCCTGATATACTTCATAGTGGTTGGCGCTCTGGCAGCAGCGGGCAACACCGGGGCAGCTTCGGCAGTTGCTGTCTTTGGATCGGTCATAATCTACGTGGTCGTCGCCCTTGTGATGAGGGCAGCGACAACTGAGGCGTTCTACGTTGCCGGCAGAGATATAGGAGCGCTGCCAATAGGTTCTTCGATTGCATCGAACTGGATGAGTGGTGCGTCTTTCGTTTCGATGGCAGGTGCTATTGCTATATTGGGATATGATGGTCTGCCATATATCATCGGTTGGACTCTTGGTTATGTTATCGCAGCCGTTCTCATAGCGCCGTTCGTCAGGAGGTCGGGAACGTTCACAGTTCCAGAGTTCATTGAGACAAGAGCCGCAAACTGGCCGGTCGCGAGACTCATAGCCGTGCTGATGCTTTTCGTCGTTTCGTTCACGTACCTCGTCGCACAGCTCGTCGCTACAGGAGTCATCATCGGAAGGTTCCTTGGAATACACGCGGTCGTTGGAGCGATGCTCGGTTCGCTGCTGGTCATACTGTTCGCGGGAACCGGCGGATGGAGAAGCGTCGTCTGGGTTCAGGTCACCCAGTACTGGGTGCTGATCACGGCCTACTGGATTGGCTTCCTGCTCGCAGCGGCCAAGGCGGGGATATTCAAGCCGTGGCCACACATCGGCTATGGTGGACTCCTTGCGAGCCTTGAGGCGAGAGAGACAGCGTTCGGCCTTCCGCACTTCACGATGCCGTTCAAGACGGCGTTTGCCGGAGGTACGAACCTGCTCAACTGGCTCTTAGGTGCTTTAGCGTTGATGCTCGGAACTGTCGGACTTCCGCACGTGCTGTCCCAGTTCTACCTCGTCAAGGACGTTAGGACGGCAAGATACGGAGTTGGCTGGGGACTGACCTTCATCGGTCTGCTCTACCTCACCGCTCCTGTGTATGCTATCCTCGCAAGATACGCGTTCTCGCAGGCATGGGGCATGCCGATTGAGCAGGCCAAGCAGATAGGGTGGATCCAGAAGTGGCTGCCCACCGGCCTCGTGAAGGTGAACGACCTCAACGGCAACGGCATCCTTGATCCCAAGGAGCTGGCGTTCCACAAGGACATCGTCGTTATCGGAATGCCCGACATGTGGGGCCTGGCATGGTGGGTCGCTGTCGTCGTTGCTGTCGGAGGTCTCGCAGCCGCTCTCAGTACAGCAAACGGTCTGATGATGGTCATGACCGTCGGAGCAACGAGGGACATCTACAAGAGGTTCATAAACCCCAACGTCTCTGAGGAGAGGGAGGTCTGGATCGGAAGAGCGATGCTCGTCATACTCGCAGTGATCTCGGCTCTTGCTGGAGCGAGGGCAATTCAGGATCCGACCTTCAGCAAGTACGTCGCACTGCTCGTCGGATGGGCGTTCGTCTTCGCATCGAGCCTCTTCACACCATCGATCATACTCGGTATCTTCTGGAAAGGGCTGAACAGGTACGGAATTGTGGCAGGAATGGTCGCGGGACTGCTGGTCTCGTTCCCGTACATCGCCGGAGTCGGACTCATGGGCATGTCGCCGATCGTCATAGCCGGCAGCAAGATCGGAACGATCGCATGGGGAGTCGTTGGATTCCTCGTGCACCTGATCGTCGCTGTCGTGGTCTCCCTTGCGACTGGAGCTGAGAAGGCCAACCCGCCAGAGACGATCGAGTTCGTGGACAGGATGAAGATCCCAGAGTAA